The following are from one region of the Prevotella communis genome:
- the tnpB gene encoding IS66 family insertion sequence element accessory protein TnpB (TnpB, as the term is used for proteins encoded by IS66 family insertion elements, is considered an accessory protein, since TnpC, encoded by a neighboring gene, is a DDE family transposase.) — translation MFGLEESRQYYVCQRYVRMNMGINGLSKIVSNELRRPLLNGDVFIFFGKNRQMVKLLCWDGDGFLLYQKRLEKGTFELPRFRPDQKAVEMSYRTLSAIMRGVSLRSVRYRRRLRIDNFAVSQIADYQ, via the coding sequence ATGTTCGGATTAGAGGAAAGCAGACAGTATTATGTGTGCCAGCGCTATGTGCGGATGAACATGGGCATCAACGGATTGTCAAAAATTGTAAGTAATGAACTGAGACGCCCGCTCTTGAACGGCGATGTTTTTATCTTCTTTGGCAAGAACCGCCAGATGGTGAAGCTGCTTTGCTGGGATGGTGACGGTTTCCTGCTTTATCAGAAGCGATTAGAGAAAGGGACTTTTGAGCTACCCCGTTTCAGGCCTGACCAGAAGGCCGTAGAGATGTCCTACAGGACACTTTCTGCCATTATGCGGGGCGTGAGCCTCCGAAGCGTCAGATATCGCAGGAGACTGAGAAT
- a CDS encoding 2-oxoacid:acceptor oxidoreductase subunit alpha: protein MAEQLEVKELDQVVVRFSGDSGDGMQLAGNIFSTVSATVGNGISTFPDYPADIRAPQGSLTGVSGFQVHIGAGKVYTPGDKCDVLVAMNAAALKTQYRYAKPGATIIIDTDSFGPKDLEKAQFQTEDYLGEMGIDPDRVIQCPLTTMVKDCLADSGMDNKAMLKCRNMFALGLVCWLFDRDLNLVGNFLKEKFAKKPAIAEANIKVIQAGWDYGHNTHSNAINVYRVETKEKTPGRYMDITGNKATAYGFIAAAEKAGLRLYLGSYPITPATDVLHELSKHKSCGVITVQCEDEISGCASALGASFAGALGVTSTSGPGICLKSEAMNLAVIMELPLVVLDVQRGGPATGLPTKSEQTDLLQALFGRNGESPMPVMAATSPADCFDAAYQAAKIALEHMTPVVLLTDAYIANGSGAFKLPQMAQLDAINPPYVPEELKGKWTPYMRAENGTRYWAVPGREGFAHILGGLEKDSETGAISTNPENHDLMTRLRQQKIDNIQVPDLEVDGDVNDADLLIVGFGSTYGHLHSAMDELKAKGYKVAQAQFKYLNPLPKNTAEVLKKYKKVVVAEQNMGQLAGYLRMKVDNFVPAQFNQVKGQPFVVEELVNAFEDILKK, encoded by the coding sequence ATGGCTGAACAATTGGAAGTGAAAGAGCTCGACCAAGTGGTCGTTCGTTTTTCAGGTGACTCCGGCGATGGCATGCAGCTTGCCGGCAACATTTTCTCTACGGTCTCAGCTACCGTAGGTAACGGTATCTCAACATTCCCAGACTACCCCGCAGACATCCGCGCCCCGCAAGGTTCACTGACAGGTGTGTCTGGATTCCAGGTACACATCGGTGCAGGTAAGGTTTACACCCCTGGCGACAAGTGCGACGTGCTGGTAGCAATGAACGCTGCTGCCCTGAAGACACAGTATCGCTATGCCAAACCAGGTGCCACCATCATCATCGACACCGACTCCTTCGGTCCTAAGGACCTGGAGAAAGCTCAGTTCCAGACTGAGGACTATCTGGGCGAGATGGGTATCGACCCCGATCGCGTCATCCAGTGCCCGCTGACCACGATGGTGAAAGACTGTCTGGCAGACTCTGGCATGGACAACAAGGCCATGCTGAAATGCCGTAACATGTTTGCGCTGGGTCTCGTATGCTGGCTGTTCGACCGCGACCTGAACCTTGTAGGCAACTTCCTGAAGGAGAAATTCGCCAAAAAACCCGCTATCGCCGAGGCTAACATCAAGGTGATTCAGGCTGGTTGGGACTATGGGCACAACACCCACTCAAACGCTATCAACGTCTATCGTGTAGAAACTAAGGAGAAGACTCCCGGACGCTATATGGATATCACAGGAAACAAGGCTACAGCCTATGGTTTCATCGCAGCTGCCGAGAAGGCTGGTCTGCGCCTCTACCTGGGTTCTTATCCTATCACCCCTGCTACCGACGTGCTCCACGAGCTCTCTAAGCACAAGTCTTGCGGTGTTATCACCGTACAGTGCGAGGACGAGATTTCTGGTTGTGCTTCGGCTCTCGGCGCTTCATTCGCCGGTGCTCTGGGTGTCACCTCTACATCTGGTCCTGGTATCTGCCTAAAGAGCGAGGCCATGAACCTGGCTGTCATCATGGAGTTGCCTCTGGTGGTACTCGACGTACAGCGTGGCGGTCCTGCTACTGGTCTGCCTACGAAGTCTGAGCAGACCGACCTGCTGCAGGCATTGTTTGGCCGTAATGGTGAGAGCCCCATGCCTGTGATGGCTGCTACCAGTCCTGCCGACTGCTTCGATGCTGCCTACCAGGCTGCCAAAATTGCGCTGGAGCACATGACGCCTGTGGTACTGCTCACCGATGCTTATATTGCCAACGGTTCTGGCGCTTTCAAACTGCCCCAGATGGCTCAGCTCGACGCTATCAATCCTCCTTATGTTCCTGAGGAACTGAAGGGTAAGTGGACACCATACATGCGTGCTGAGAACGGTACCCGCTACTGGGCTGTTCCTGGTCGTGAGGGCTTCGCACACATCCTCGGTGGACTGGAGAAGGACTCAGAGACAGGTGCTATCTCAACTAACCCAGAGAACCACGACTTGATGACTCGTCTGCGTCAGCAGAAGATTGACAATATCCAGGTGCCCGACCTCGAAGTAGATGGCGATGTGAATGATGCCGACCTGCTGATTGTAGGCTTCGGTTCTACCTACGGCCACCTGCACTCTGCCATGGACGAGCTGAAGGCTAAGGGATACAAGGTAGCTCAGGCACAGTTCAAGTACCTGAACCCGCTGCCCAAGAACACCGCCGAGGTACTGAAGAAGTACAAGAAGGTGGTAGTAGCCGAGCAGAATATGGGTCAGTTGGCAGGTTATCTGCGCATGAAGGTCGACAACTTCGTACCTGCTCAGTTCAATCAGGTCAAGGGTCAGCCCTTCGTTGTAGAAGAGTTAGTTAACGCATTCGAGGACATTTTAAAGAAGTAA
- a CDS encoding DUF6055 domain-containing protein, which translates to MNTTIKCLCLITISLVSNLVYAQKKLYIPKDLQGMNLKADTSKWSLNRSIETDDLIFMWERGFGNDVSNPPQLKGHDMSFNLLNLRDRIQTFYHFFRDTLGFVTPHYQSKADQHKMMVMVNYSLDGTAYGGTYDNFIGALWVAPNRIQDTKMNCMAHELGHSFQAQIMADSIGQCWGGTGFFEMASQWMLWQVNPDWITDENYHFEAFKTLTHKAFLHMDNIYHSPYVLQWWSDLHGRQFIAELFRQGVIGEDPVMTYKRMNGLSQSAFCDEIFRGYQHLVNFDFNHAYKETRQYAATFNTELETCSNGWLRPKSLPEGYGFNAIKLDDRVNLNSPIFHLHLRGNQLRYGFVGITTNGESIYSDVNATSFTSNGQPLKHLYLIIMGAPEHHADVMTHGNTPEYKQYPYEFQVTE; encoded by the coding sequence ATGAATACTACAATCAAATGCTTGTGTCTTATCACCATATCATTGGTGAGCAATCTGGTATATGCACAGAAGAAGCTCTACATACCAAAGGACTTGCAGGGTATGAATCTTAAAGCCGACACGTCGAAGTGGTCACTGAATCGGAGCATCGAGACCGATGACCTTATTTTTATGTGGGAACGGGGCTTCGGCAACGATGTAAGCAACCCACCGCAGTTGAAAGGCCACGATATGTCGTTTAATTTACTGAATCTGCGTGACCGCATTCAGACATTCTATCACTTTTTCCGTGACACACTGGGATTTGTCACCCCTCACTACCAAAGCAAGGCCGACCAACACAAGATGATGGTCATGGTGAACTACTCACTCGACGGCACAGCCTATGGTGGCACCTACGACAACTTCATCGGAGCTCTTTGGGTGGCACCCAACCGCATACAGGACACAAAGATGAACTGCATGGCCCACGAGTTGGGGCACTCTTTCCAGGCACAGATAATGGCCGACAGCATTGGCCAGTGCTGGGGCGGTACAGGATTTTTCGAAATGGCATCACAATGGATGCTCTGGCAGGTTAACCCTGACTGGATCACTGATGAGAACTACCATTTCGAGGCATTCAAGACACTCACCCATAAAGCCTTTCTGCATATGGACAATATCTATCACTCACCTTATGTACTTCAGTGGTGGAGCGACCTTCACGGCCGTCAGTTCATTGCCGAACTATTTCGTCAGGGCGTCATAGGCGAGGATCCCGTCATGACCTACAAGCGTATGAACGGTTTATCGCAGTCAGCCTTCTGCGACGAGATATTCCGCGGATACCAGCACCTTGTGAACTTCGACTTCAACCATGCCTACAAAGAGACACGTCAGTATGCAGCTACTTTCAACACTGAGTTAGAGACCTGTTCCAATGGTTGGCTTCGTCCCAAGTCATTGCCAGAGGGCTATGGATTCAATGCCATAAAACTCGACGATCGCGTAAACCTCAATTCGCCAATCTTCCATCTGCATCTGCGTGGCAACCAACTTCGCTATGGTTTTGTTGGCATTACTACCAATGGCGAAAGCATCTATAGCGATGTCAATGCAACATCATTCACTTCCAATGGCCAACCCCTCAAGCATCTATACCTTATTATAATGGGAGCCCCTGAACACCATGCAGATGTAATGACTCATGGAAATACGCCAGAGTATAAGCAATATCCCTATGAGTTTCAGGTTACTGAATGA
- a CDS encoding 2-oxoacid:ferredoxin oxidoreductase subunit beta gives MSYTAQDFKKGQPRWCPGCGDHFFLASLHKAMAEIGVAPENVAVISGIGCSSRLPHYMATYGMNTIHGRAAAIATGAKVANPNLTVWQVSGDGDGLAIGGNHFIHANRRNIDLNMILLNNRIYGLTKGQYSPTSPRGFVSKSSPYGTVEDPFRPAELCFGARGHFFARCVATDAKGTVEVLKAAYEHKGASVTEVLQNCVIFNDHCHDVVYNNEGRKKNAIYVRHGEKLVFGENNEFGLVQQGFGLKVVEIGKDGYTIDDVLVHDAHCEDNTLQLKLAMMTPEDGFPIALGVIRDVDAPTYNDAVHAQLAEVSAQKKYHNFEELLETNDIWEVK, from the coding sequence ATGAGTTATACAGCACAAGATTTTAAGAAAGGCCAGCCCCGTTGGTGCCCTGGTTGTGGCGACCACTTCTTCCTGGCTTCACTCCATAAGGCTATGGCCGAGATTGGCGTAGCTCCCGAGAACGTAGCAGTTATCTCTGGTATCGGCTGTTCAAGCCGTCTGCCTCACTACATGGCTACCTATGGCATGAACACCATCCATGGTCGTGCCGCTGCCATCGCTACAGGTGCCAAGGTGGCTAACCCCAACCTGACCGTATGGCAGGTATCAGGTGATGGTGACGGACTGGCTATCGGTGGTAACCACTTCATCCACGCCAATCGTCGAAACATCGACCTCAACATGATCCTCTTGAACAACCGTATCTACGGTCTGACCAAGGGTCAGTACTCACCTACCTCACCCCGTGGCTTCGTGTCTAAGTCAAGCCCTTACGGCACCGTTGAGGATCCCTTCCGCCCAGCAGAGCTCTGTTTCGGCGCCCGCGGACACTTCTTCGCCCGTTGTGTGGCTACTGATGCCAAGGGTACTGTGGAGGTGCTGAAGGCTGCCTACGAGCACAAGGGTGCCAGCGTTACTGAGGTACTGCAGAACTGTGTCATCTTCAACGACCACTGCCACGATGTGGTTTACAACAACGAGGGTCGTAAGAAGAACGCCATCTACGTACGTCATGGCGAGAAACTCGTGTTCGGTGAGAACAATGAGTTCGGACTCGTACAGCAGGGCTTCGGATTGAAGGTGGTAGAGATTGGCAAGGACGGCTACACCATCGACGACGTACTCGTTCACGATGCTCACTGCGAGGACAACACCCTGCAGCTGAAGCTCGCCATGATGACGCCTGAGGATGGATTCCCCATCGCCCTGGGTGTGATTCGCGACGTCGATGCTCCTACCTACAACGATGCCGTTCACGCACAGCTCGCTGAGGTCAGCGCTCAGAAGAAGTATCACAACTTCGAGGAGCTGCTCGAGACCAATGATATCTGGGAGGTAAAATAA
- a CDS encoding nucleoside kinase, whose product MEKTVKVTCLNNGQDYDIPMGSNLSEALQLMNLTMEHEPILAHVNNKVEGMHYRIYKPKRVEFLDITSASGQRAYTRTLFFILCKAVRDLYTPCKVAIDIPVSNGYYVDLNIGHPVTLEDAGRIRKRMQEIIDAAMPIHRHETTTKEAIEMFNALHTFSKVKLLKSTGSLYTTFYDIDEYYDYFYGSILTNTKQIYLFGLEKYYDGLLLRIPSREHPDELGELIMQDKMFGIFKEHHRWQDILGMRTIGDLNECIDKGFSSHLIQISEALQEKKIARIADEIANRKGIKLVLIAGPSSSGKTTTCKRLSVQLAVNSIKPIGISLDDYFLDRELTPRDESGDYDFENLHALNLPLLNEQMNALFRGEEVELPRYDFPTGKSVKSGRKLKLEDDQILVVEGIHALNPELMATVPQEQIYRVYASALTTLLLDNHNYIPTTDNRLLRRIIRDYKYRGVSAQETIRRWPSVRKGENKWIFPFQENCDQMFNSAMLFELAVIKSQAEPLLEQVPEDCPEYAEAYRLRKFLKYIRPIPEDQIPPTSLLREFLGGSSFEY is encoded by the coding sequence ATGGAAAAAACAGTAAAAGTAACCTGTCTGAACAATGGGCAGGACTATGATATCCCCATGGGAAGTAACCTCAGTGAGGCTTTGCAGTTGATGAATCTCACCATGGAGCACGAGCCTATCCTCGCACATGTAAATAACAAGGTGGAAGGAATGCACTATCGCATCTACAAACCCAAACGCGTGGAATTCCTCGATATCACCTCGGCATCGGGCCAGCGTGCCTACACGCGCACCCTGTTTTTCATCCTTTGTAAGGCCGTACGCGACCTGTACACGCCTTGCAAGGTGGCTATCGATATCCCTGTGAGCAATGGTTACTATGTGGACCTGAACATCGGACATCCCGTGACGCTGGAGGATGCCGGCCGTATCCGCAAGCGCATGCAGGAGATTATTGACGCAGCGATGCCCATCCATCGTCATGAGACAACCACCAAGGAGGCCATCGAGATGTTCAACGCCTTGCACACCTTCTCAAAGGTAAAACTCCTGAAGAGCACCGGTTCGCTCTACACCACCTTCTACGACATCGACGAGTATTACGACTATTTCTATGGTTCCATCCTCACCAATACGAAACAGATCTATCTCTTCGGACTGGAGAAATACTATGACGGACTGCTGTTGCGCATCCCTTCGCGCGAGCACCCCGACGAGTTGGGTGAGCTTATCATGCAGGACAAGATGTTTGGCATCTTCAAGGAGCACCACCGCTGGCAGGACATCCTGGGCATGCGCACCATTGGCGACCTGAACGAATGTATCGACAAGGGCTTCAGCTCGCACCTCATTCAGATTAGTGAGGCTCTGCAGGAGAAGAAGATTGCGCGTATTGCCGACGAGATAGCCAACCGCAAAGGCATCAAACTGGTACTCATCGCCGGTCCGTCGTCAAGTGGCAAGACCACAACCTGCAAGCGTCTGTCAGTGCAACTGGCAGTGAACAGCATCAAGCCAATCGGTATCTCTCTGGATGATTACTTCCTGGATCGTGAACTGACACCACGCGATGAGAGCGGCGACTACGACTTCGAGAACTTGCATGCACTCAACCTGCCCCTGCTCAACGAGCAGATGAATGCCCTGTTCCGTGGCGAGGAGGTAGAACTTCCCCGTTACGACTTCCCCACAGGCAAGAGCGTGAAGAGCGGCCGCAAACTGAAGTTGGAGGATGACCAGATTCTGGTGGTTGAGGGTATCCACGCTCTGAACCCCGAACTCATGGCCACCGTGCCTCAGGAACAGATATACCGTGTGTATGCCTCGGCACTGACCACGCTGCTGCTCGATAATCACAACTATATCCCCACTACCGACAACCGACTGCTGCGACGCATCATTCGCGACTACAAATATCGCGGGGTATCCGCACAGGAGACCATCCGTCGCTGGCCATCGGTACGTAAGGGCGAGAACAAATGGATATTCCCCTTCCAGGAGAACTGCGACCAGATGTTCAATTCTGCCATGCTCTTCGAACTGGCAGTAATCAAGAGTCAGGCAGAACCTCTGTTGGAACAGGTTCCCGAGGACTGTCCAGAATATGCCGAGGCTTACCGTCTGCGCAAGTTCCTGAAGTATATCCGTCCTATTCCCGAGGACCAGATTCCGCCTACTTCTCTGTTGCGTGAATTCCTGGGTGGTTCCTCATTTGAATACTAA